The Perca flavescens isolate YP-PL-M2 chromosome 8, PFLA_1.0, whole genome shotgun sequence DNA window CGTTTCTTAACTGCTGAATGGACAAGAGTGTTTGACACtggaaaaagggagaaagagtgAAAGAATGAGAACATCCAGACAGGTCTGATAACTTTGTACGGTAAACATGAGCTTCCTCAGTCGATACGCAGTTTCAACAGTCATCACACTGATGTCACTGTGTGATGTTTTGTAATCAGCAAGACAAACAGTGCTGAGCTTTGAGATGTTGTTGCTACGGCACTTTTCAGCACCCTTATAGTTCACAGTGCAAATACTGGCACCTGATCAGATAAACACTTCAAAACGTGATAAACTGAAGCATATGCACTCTAATGAGAGAAAGTACAGTTTCTAGTTGGAAGCTCCAAATGATCATCAGTTTTTAGCAAACACATACCTGTATACATTATGTTATTATGCCAGGGAACATTGCTCATGTCATCTAAACACACTCCACTTATGTTTAAAGTGCGACTTAAGGATGAGATCTACTGTATCTTAGAGATATTTGATTTCATTTGGCATTTGTTAAAAAACAAGGAGCATCATAAATTCTTTGCAGGTGCTGAGTAACAATAATCTGCACAAAAAGACAGCGAGACCTGAGAAAGACAATTTGTGGTCAAAATATTGTCTAATTGCAAAAGAAATTGGGAATGAGAGAGAAGTGTGTGggtcatttttcttcttctttcttctatATTCATCCATTAGCAACAAATGATTAATATTAACATAACGTTTATGCAAATATAATTCATTTTCACAAAGTATACCTATTATTTGGATGCAAATTTATCTTGTGACAGCATCTTAAAGGGGCACTCTGCCAATTTTACACATCTTCAGTTTACCAGTCATATTATGTACTACTCAGgctgtgaaaacagttgtataatgtctttgTGGCTCTGGAGGGAGGTTTCCAAAGTCTGACATTAGCTTGGGCTTGGAGACCACAGATTTATAACAGAAGCATTGCTTAGCAAACTGGGGATGGCCAGTCAGAGAAGGTCTAACAAAAGatgaaatgtaggatccagtgtttaGACCCATGTTTGACCCATACTAGAGACTAAAAGTCAGGCTTTCTGGGACTTAGTTTCCCAAAGTTTAGGTTGCTGAGACCTTTACCTCCATGACTTTGAACTGGCGCTCTCGCTCTCCCACCGTGGCTGTGTTcctctcctccagctcctccacccTCTGCTCCAGCTGCCGGCCCCTCAGCTGGGCCTCCTGCTGCTCCCTGCGACACCGCCGCAGATCCTCTTCCAGAGGAAGCAGCTGAACACATAACAGACcacagaacaaacacacactgtaagatAAGGTAACCTGCTATGTCTGCTGTTAGGTAATGGTCAATCTGTCAGACATTATTATAGAATTATTTAAATTGGGTAACACATCTGAGACTACttttatatgtttttaaatCTCACAAAAGTCTTTAATTGAATGGAAAATTGTCTTAAGATCCATTAAGACCTAATAAGAAGAAAATACTTAAACAAAAGGGACATAACTCCTTTTTATCCTagtgtttatttttcattttatgttaTTAGTGACTCATGCTAATGAATCAGAGAGACAATAAGTACCACACCTCTTCCTGATGTTTTTTGGCTGCCTGTCGGTATTTCTCCAGCTCTGCTCCCTTTTCCTGCAGCTGTCTCCGCAGCTCGTCCAACTCCCTCTGACTCTTGTCTCTGGCCTCATCGACTTGGTTCTGAAGTACATCTGTAGACGCCTCGCACTCCTCCATAATGCTATTCATCTGAGACAAACAAAGAGCCTCTACAGTGAGATAAGTGGACCTCTTTGGGTGTATGAGCAAGTCTGGCTTCAGAGTTAAGATAACAGATTTGCAGGTCTTATTTGGCTCCAAATGTTGCCTTGAGGCCAATAAATAGTCCAGGTCCACCTCTCACCTTCCTCTGCAGTTGCTCCACAGTCCTGTCCTGCAGCCTCCTCACATCCTCTAGTTCAGTTTTAGTCTTCCACAGCTCCTCtatttgtttcctctcctccttaaGCTTCTCCTTCAGGTCCCTGTGTTCATGGTTTAGCTTGGTTAACTTACCCtgggaaaaaacacacaaaggaaACGGAAAGACTGTGAGCTTCCAAGCAGGGCTAAAAAGACGGTGTAGAGAGGCAAGAAACGTGGAGAGAGGGGATGGCATGCAACAAAGTATGTTGTAGTTACATGGTATGCATGTGAGACCACCACAATTCCACCAAGCGGTTACTCTGAAGCTAACAGCAGCCTTGCTTTACCTGCACGTCCTCTAAGCGAGTGAGCAGCGACTGGTTAGACTGACACATCTCCTCCTCATTCCTCCTCACATCTTCCAGCACTTCCTCAACCTGCTGCTTTTCCCTCTAAGGAACAAGAAAACATATAACACGGCAGAATAGATCACATCAGTAAGATACATGTTTAGAAAAACATTTAGAAACATAACAATAAAAAGTAAACTAGATATGTTCCTCTTGTCTCCATAAAGTTTCCCACCTCCagctgtttttctctctgctccAGCAGTCTCTCTGTGGCTTTAGACTCCTGGATTGCCTGACTCAGCTGATCCACCTTGATGTTCAGCTCCTGCACCTTTCCTCTCAGCTGATCTCTGTCCTGGCTCTGCTCCTTTAACTGCACGTTAGCTgcatttctctcttcctctgcttTATCCTTCTCTTGACCCAGCAGAGCACTGCTCTGTGACACAGGACGGAATAATAAATGATGAAACCATGTTTTAGCTTTAGGAAATAAAGAGAAGTAGTAGAGATGCATGTCATGCCCTGTTACCTCTTTAGCCAGCTCTAAATCCCTGAGCAGCATTTCAAGCTCATTCTCATATTCATCCTTCAGAGCGGTCATGTATGTGTCATGAGTCTCCACCTCCTCTTTGAGCGCCCCCTTCAGGGCGCTAAGCTCCCTCTCCCTGCGGTGCAGCAtgtcctcctgctcctccttccCTTGCAGCATCTCCTGAAAGTCCAGACGCAGCTGCGCCATTTCCTGACAGACATCCATCAAAATACCACATCACTGCCTAGAGTCCAGCGAAGGAGCTTTACAGCCGCTGTTGATTTGTGAAGTTGCATTTTGTTCATGTGGTTTTATTTACCTCCATAAGGACTTCTTTCTCTGTATTTATCACCTCGGCCTTCTTGGCTTGGTCCAACTCATCGTGCATCTCAGAGAGCTGCTGCTGAAGGTCTTTCATCTCCGTCttagatctctctctctctgccttcatCTGTGTCAGCCTGAcgacatacaaaaaaaaagtatgcagGAAAGACAGATATAATTTTAGTTCCATATTTTATATCAAGGAAAGAAGCCTGCTTAACGTGCTTTAAAGTTTTAGAAAGGTACTTGATAGAATTAGATAACAAAATAAGATATCTGCACACTTAATCCAAATGGTATTTGACCCTGCTTTCGGTCAAATGACCATCATCAGATCATACATCACAGTTCACTTGACTGACCTTAGAGTATGAGCAGAAGCTTAGTTAAATGAAGTGAACATAGCATAGAGGTATTCTATTTAGTTCTGCATTTCAAAACCGTCCCATTTAATATCAATGAAAAACATCTAACTTTGTTTGATACACTTCACTAGACACGCAGAGGAATCattaaaaggaatagtttgacattttgggagtATATAGCAGCCCTCATTTAGCTGATAAgatttgcatattttttttacatagcaCAGTTTTCATTGTAAACTTCCTGAATGACCCAGAGGTCAGATTCTTACTCGTGTTTGGTAGACTGAAGTTTGGCCTCAATCTCAGCCAGCCTGTCGCTGAGTTTGCACAGCTCCTCCTGACTTTTGGCCAACTCCTCCTGaagtttcttcttctctgtcctgGCCTTTTCACAAGCCTTGGCTAGAGTCTTTTCATTCTGCGCAACACAACAACGTCAtcagtcacagaaaaaataaGTGAGTGTTTTAGAGATGAACCAGCAGGATGGGACTGCACTGCACCTTAATCTCTGTTTCCAGTTTTTGCTTTAATTCAGACACTTCTTTCTCCAGCGCTGCCTGTTTCTCCTGCAAAAGCTTCACCTCGGCTGCACAATCCTACATATGTGGAAACGCCCAACATTATGGTTAGTTTCAGACCAAGACATTAAATCATGCTAACCAGTGATCAACACTGGCAAACATCTCATCCCAACACAcactttctcctcctccacatTTTCAGCAGTCTTCCACTTGACATTGTTGACCCTTTCAAGCAGCTGGGTGACTTTCTTCTGAGTGGTGGAGTCATCATCAGTCGTCCTGAGAAGCAAGAAAAATATTTCACAAACACTCTAACAGTACTGACAGGGTGTAATGATAGCATTAAATGTAATCAGTTGCAGTGCAGGACCTCTCCATGGAGTGAAAGGAAAAGGTGTAACTCTTTTCACAGCGGTATTTAAACACTCTAGTTTAgcaaatatattgttttaaagCCACTGATGGATCATAAAAACTTTCCATGTGAAGAAGTTATTTTATCAGTGGAAAGAAGTACATGCTCTGCATTCCTGACTGCTGCGTGAGCACACACAGCTGGAGCAGAATCCCCTTATCTGACTACACTAAATGATCACAACTACAAGCTAATCACTAAAAGGTgtcgggtaaaaaaaaaagagaaagtgttaaagaaaacaaatcttttCGTTTTGGAACTTTGGAGCTGAAAGTGCAAATGCAAACTCATTTATTGAGCCGTTTTAAAGGAATAATTCAACATATAGGTAACATGTTTCGCTTTCTTACCAAGAGTTagagcaagaaagcaaataaccatatttcccaaaatgtcaaactatttctttaactaAAAGTGCTCAGTGCTGAGCGGCGCTTACCCATCCTGGAGGTAAGTGAACAGCATTTGTTTTGCTGTGTCTTCAGGTGGGTCTACTGAGAGTTCTTGCTGTCCTTTCAGAAGATCAGGAGTGACCTGTTTAAGGAAAATGCAGCAAATAAATACACCCTTTTAAATGACAACTGTGCCCTGGTGCTAATCTCTTTACCTGTGTTTCTCTTTCATCAGTTTCATCAGTCTGGTCACTATATAACCTGGAGATGGAGGGTTTCTCTGCTCTGTGAAGTAATTTTGCAGCATGTGGAGACATCGTCTCTTTTCCATGGTGTCCTTTAAGCAGTGTGCTGGGCTTGTTCTCCTCCCTTGCCAAAGATGCTTTTCCGTCAAGGAGTCGAGCCCTGGCTGACCCCGGAGGATATATCCCACCTGGGGTCTCACCCCTGATGCCCTTCAGAGACGAGGGACtgctggaggaagaggaggacgaagTTGAACCGCTGTCCGCGCTGCGCGACCTTCGACACTGCTCTGGGTCCAACCTGTTCCTTGGGCCTGCCCTTCCCCTCCGCTGGCTGCTGTTGAACTGGCTTATTAACTTCCCTACAGATATGAAGGAGTCTGTACCCACTGAGTTTGGGGATCTTGCAGGGACTTGTTTACATGAGGAAGGTGTCTTGTTCTGGGCCGCCTCACTCTGGTCTCCCACTGTGCCCTCAGCAGGCAGAGGGATCCTGGGTTTGGTCACATTAGCAGTCTCAGAAGGAAGGCCAGTGTTTAGCTCTCCATGTCGAGCAACTGAAGCTGCTGAATGAAGGACTAAGTTCAGGTTATTACTTTCAGGGTCATAAGGTCTCAGAATCTCTGGGTGTTTCTGATAATGAAATGCAGAGGAGGTTGCAGTCCTCTGTGACTCAGAGGGAGAATGTCTTTCATCCACAGACCTCCTCACCATGCCAGCATTGTACCCCGCCTGGTGAGTGATGACTGAGACGTCCCGGTGGATCTCCTGGCCAGAACTGTTCAGAACCACGTAGGGTTGACCTTTAATCCCTTGGATCTGCACTCTAACTCCAAACAAGTTGTCCTGGCTGCTTCTGGGACTGTGTTGCTGTATGCAGCTCTTCTGTATCCTGATATCTGGTGAGCCGCTCAGTCTGTGAGACTCCATCGTGACTCTGCTGGATTAACAGATGAActggtgaaaaaaacaaaccaacatgtTAAAAATGACACTGAAGGAGGCTGTCAGACCCTGCATGGGAATTGGAGAATCGGAGGTTGGTGTTTACACAACATCAGAGCAGGGTCAGAgccacactgggacacaatgacacacatcCAGGGAGCTCCTCACACAGCTGCATTCAGCCGACATGAGGAATAAGTGGGCACTGACGAGAGCCTGATATTGCTGTGCAATGAAAACAGCTCCTCCTGTGTGCTCATGACAGTGTACTATTGTACAACTGCATGACGACTACAACTGGCCGGGGTCTCCAAGTCGTCACCCACTTCATGGTATGACACTTGAGGAAAATGTTTGTCATCAAATATGTTACTGTGAGCCACAAAAACAAAGGAGGTTTTGTGCAGCAGACAAAACGATATCTTCTTAAGAGCACTATCCTGGTGGCTTTAATTATTAATACAacagtttgcagattatttacaataataataaaacaattgcCTATTGGTACCACTTTCTAATAAGGCACACTTTAAGGTTTTAAAGTTGAAGGTTCTATaattgttttaataatgttattaatgttttataaatcagtTATTAAGTCATTAACAAGAACAacttttgggttgccaggttgtggtAAATCCTCCTCCAGCATTGCTTTGACACTTGCTTTGTCTTTCTAGCTGTTTGACCACCAAAATCCATTTGTTACCAACTTTTTACTAACTAATCGGCTACTTAACTGTCATACAGTCAATTCAAGAGCTAAAAGGACAAACCCAGTGCCATGGTGGACGAGGATTTTGTACAACTTTTTGGCAACCCAAATTATGTTCTTATTAATAGCTTATAACTGTTCCATGAAACTTTAATAGCGTGTTATTAGAAAGAGGAACATTTTAGTCCAAATCAAGTTCCTATGCATTTGTCCAATAGCTTATAGGCAATATAAAAAaggatttttcttttattatttttcttatgtTGGCATCACACTTTTGAACACATTTTGAAGTTTCACTGTTTATGAGTGAACCCCATGCAGGTAGGCGGTGAAAATGTGCTGCGGATCTGCGTTTATCCGGTTTCACTAAATAAACTTTACATCACCCTTTTAACGGTAAACAAAGTCTAGCCTACAGTTTGCGAAAACATTTAGGCTGCTGGCACATTAAATTAAGGTTAATTAATCTAAGGAACATCAATCAAAAAGTTTATCACACAAAAACTGTAGCTTTATACTCACAGATGAAGAAAGAAGATGAAAAAATACCCCAGAGTATCGAATGCTAAGATCCCTAAACTCACCACTGAGCCCCGCAGATACACTACAAGTCGCTGTAGAAGAATATCGTGTTGTTATTTTAAGGAAACATGCGTTGTAAAGACATCGATCTGAACTGAAACTTACCAGCTGTGTGTTCTGTCTGAGTAGTTTTGAACAgagtcctcttcctcctcctcctctgtggcTCAGCGCATCCTGCCTCCGCCCGGACACGATCCCTGTCCCGCTCAGAGAGGCGTTCACTGCCGCCTCTGTGTCAGATATTCAATCCATATGACTTTCTGTAGCTATAGTGCTTAATATGCTGACATATATGGATTTATAGGAAACGAAAATGATCAGAACAATAGGACAATTTATTACTAGTATTACTGTTAGCTTTGAATATTCCTAAACCAAGAAGGAAAAGTTTGTCACCGGTCCTGTAAAAttgcttttatatgtttttattgaacaacacATTAGAGGAAAGAagcagtagatagatagatagatagatagatagatagatagatagatagatagatagatagatagatagatagatagatagatggatggatagatagatagatagatagatagatagatagatagatagatagatagatagatagatagatagatagatagatagatagatagatagatagatagatactttattgatccccaaggggaaattcaaggtcccagtagcttacagatatcacacacaacgtacatcataaacaggatgataaaataaaaaaaaaatttaaaaaaatccacatgaataatatggacaacaAAAGAAATGATACTAAATa harbors:
- the LOC114560723 gene encoding cingulin-like protein 1 encodes the protein MESHRLSGSPDIRIQKSCIQQHSPRSSQDNLFGVRVQIQGIKGQPYVVLNSSGQEIHRDVSVITHQAGYNAGMVRRSVDERHSPSESQRTATSSAFHYQKHPEILRPYDPESNNLNLVLHSAASVARHGELNTGLPSETANVTKPRIPLPAEGTVGDQSEAAQNKTPSSCKQVPARSPNSVGTDSFISVGKLISQFNSSQRRGRAGPRNRLDPEQCRRSRSADSGSTSSSSSSSSPSSLKGIRGETPGGIYPPGSARARLLDGKASLAREENKPSTLLKGHHGKETMSPHAAKLLHRAEKPSISRLYSDQTDETDERETQVTPDLLKGQQELSVDPPEDTAKQMLFTYLQDGTTDDDSTTQKKVTQLLERVNNVKWKTAENVEEEKDCAAEVKLLQEKQAALEKEVSELKQKLETEIKNEKTLAKACEKARTEKKKLQEELAKSQEELCKLSDRLAEIEAKLQSTKHELTQMKAERERSKTEMKDLQQQLSEMHDELDQAKKAEVINTEKEVLMEEMAQLRLDFQEMLQGKEEQEDMLHRRERELSALKGALKEEVETHDTYMTALKDEYENELEMLLRDLELAKESSALLGQEKDKAEEERNAANVQLKEQSQDRDQLRGKVQELNIKVDQLSQAIQESKATERLLEQREKQLEREKQQVEEVLEDVRRNEEEMCQSNQSLLTRLEDVQGKLTKLNHEHRDLKEKLKEERKQIEELWKTKTELEDVRRLQDRTVEQLQRKMNSIMEECEASTDVLQNQVDEARDKSQRELDELRRQLQEKGAELEKYRQAAKKHQEELLPLEEDLRRCRREQQEAQLRGRQLEQRVEELEERNTATVGERERQFKVMEGRISQLEEALNDERSSADRLMERLDKTKEQMDQMRNELMQERAVRQDLECDKMSLERQNKDLKSRVTHLEGSQRPNQDSLVSKLNSRIQELEERLQGEERDNNSLQQANRKLERKVKEMKMQTDEEHINLQSQRDQLTQRLKTAKRQMDEAEEEIERLEHAKKKVQRELDEQIEANEQLHGQLSSLRNEMRRKRKSPPLIKAMEDDVNDVDDIGSD